CTTCCCCCCGCAGGCGAAGGCCGCCTTTCTGCGCGCCTATGCACGCGCGCATCCGCGCCGGATTGGCCGTTTGACGGAGGGGGCGCATGAGCGGACCCTGACGCTGCACTTGCCGGATCTCGGCAGTGCGAAGCGGAACGCCGAACTTGATGCGCTGCTCCAGGAATTCGCGCGGCGCTTGAGTGCCATCATGCGGGAAAAATAGGCGCGAGGCCAAAGTGAGGAAAGCGGGGAGGAGGCAATGAAAAAATTCATCAATTCGGTCGACGGCGTGCTCGCGGAGAGCCTCGACGGGCTTGCGGCCGCGCATGCGGATCTCGTCGCGCTCGGGCCGGAGCGCAAATTCGTGCGGCGCCGTGAGCTGAACCGGAAGAAGGTCGCGCTCGTTTCGGGCGGCGGCAGCGGGCACGAGCCGCTGCATGCGGGCTTCGTCGGCTACGGCATGCTCGACGCCGCCTGTCCGGGACAGGTTTTCACCTCGCCGACGCCGGACCAGATTGTCGAGGCAGCGCAAGCGGTTTCCGGTGAGGCCGGAGTGCTCTTCATCGTGAAGAACTATGCGGGCGACCGCATGAACTTCGAGATGGCGGCCGAGATCGCCGAGGGCCGCACGGCGACCATCGTGACCGATGATGACGTCGCGGTCGAGAACTCGACCCACAGCATCGGGCGCCGCGGCGTGGCCGGCACGCTCATCGTCGAGAAGATCGTCGGCGCGGCCGCAGAGAAGGGCGCTGACCTCAAAGACTGCGTTGAGCTCGGCGAGCGCGTCAACGCGCGGACGCGCTCGATGGGGGTGGCGCTGACGAGCTGCACGGTGCCCGCCGCGGGAACGCCCACTTTTTCGCTTGGCGAGGACGAGATGGAGATGGGGGTCGGCATTCACGGCGAGCCGGGGCGCCGCCGTGTCAAGCTGGAGCGGGCCGATGCGATCGCTTCCGAGATGACGACGGCCATCGTGCAGGATCTCGACGCGCGCGATGGGGCCGAGGCCCTCCTCCTCGTCAACGGATTTGGCGGGACGCCGACGATCGAGCTCTATCTGATGTACAATGCGGCGCGCCGGATGCTCGAGAAGCATGGCCTGCGCATCGCCCGCTCGCTGGTCGGCA
The DNA window shown above is from Bradyrhizobium sp. CB1650 and carries:
- the dhaK gene encoding dihydroxyacetone kinase subunit DhaK translates to MKKFINSVDGVLAESLDGLAAAHADLVALGPERKFVRRRELNRKKVALVSGGGSGHEPLHAGFVGYGMLDAACPGQVFTSPTPDQIVEAAQAVSGEAGVLFIVKNYAGDRMNFEMAAEIAEGRTATIVTDDDVAVENSTHSIGRRGVAGTLIVEKIVGAAAEKGADLKDCVELGERVNARTRSMGVALTSCTVPAAGTPTFSLGEDEMEMGVGIHGEPGRRRVKLERADAIASEMTTAIVQDLDARDGAEALLLVNGFGGTPTIELYLMYNAARRMLEKHGLRIARSLVGSFVTSLDMAGCSLTVSLLDSETTALWDHPVRTAALKW